A window of the Methyloprofundus sp. genome harbors these coding sequences:
- a CDS encoding guanylate kinase, with product MTKGKLYIISAPSGAGKTSLIKKLVPTVDKLVVSISHTTRPQRSAEIEGVDYFFTATADFKKMQGQGEFLEYAQVFDNFYGTAQSSVEKNLNKGLDVILEIDWQGAEQIRHLLPNAISIFILPPSTTVLRERLQGRAQDDASIINRRMQDAVTEMSHYAEYDYLVVNDDFNTALMELKAIILSQRLGIQQQQQQLSSLLVGLLA from the coding sequence ATGACTAAAGGCAAACTCTATATTATTTCAGCACCTTCTGGCGCAGGTAAAACCAGTTTAATTAAGAAACTAGTGCCTACTGTAGATAAGTTAGTGGTTTCCATATCCCATACCACCCGCCCACAACGCTCTGCTGAAATAGAGGGTGTTGATTACTTTTTTACCGCTACTGCCGATTTCAAAAAAATGCAGGGACAAGGAGAGTTTTTGGAATACGCCCAAGTTTTTGATAATTTTTATGGCACAGCCCAAAGTTCTGTAGAGAAAAACCTTAATAAAGGCCTAGATGTCATTTTGGAAATAGACTGGCAAGGAGCAGAACAAATTCGTCATTTATTACCCAATGCTATCTCCATATTTATTCTGCCACCTTCCACTACTGTTCTACGTGAACGTTTACAGGGGCGAGCTCAAGATGATGCCAGCATAATTAATCGGCGCATGCAGGATGCCGTTACTGAAATGAGTCATTATGCCGAATATGACTACCTAGTGGTGAATGATGATTTTAATACTGCATTAATGGAACTGAAAGCTATTATTCTTAGTCAGCGCTTAGGTATTCAACAGCAGCAGCAACAACTTAGTTCTTTGTTGGTTGGTTTGTTGGCATAA
- a CDS encoding transposase, IS200/IS605 family produces the protein MARLPRYFVKGQPQHIIQRGNNRELIFVEDDDYQFYLECLQAAMEKNKLSVHAYVLMTNHVHLLVSPEFKDSIAKTLQSVGRRYVQYFNYTYKRTGTLWEGRYKATVIDSEQYLLTCMRYIELNSVRAGMVEKPLAYPWSSYGANAKGDCNKLIQAHDIYRQMGIDESARQLAYRKLFRRAIKGTELDALREATNKGWVLGSDHFRDEIERLSGRRAGAKPRGRPKKAG, from the coding sequence ATGGCACGACTTCCCCGGTACTTCGTCAAAGGACAGCCACAGCATATAATTCAACGAGGCAATAACCGAGAATTGATTTTTGTAGAGGATGATGATTATCAGTTTTATTTGGAGTGTTTGCAGGCTGCCATGGAGAAAAATAAGCTATCGGTACATGCTTATGTTTTAATGACAAATCATGTGCATTTGCTTGTCAGCCCAGAATTTAAAGATAGTATTGCTAAGACATTACAGTCAGTTGGCCGGCGTTATGTGCAATATTTTAATTATACATATAAACGAACTGGAACCTTATGGGAAGGTCGTTATAAAGCAACTGTCATTGATAGTGAACAATATTTATTAACCTGTATGCGTTATATTGAACTGAATTCAGTACGTGCAGGAATGGTAGAGAAACCGCTTGCATATCCATGGTCGAGTTATGGTGCTAATGCTAAAGGTGACTGTAACAAACTGATCCAAGCTCATGATATATACCGTCAAATGGGTATTGATGAGTCGGCAAGGCAATTAGCTTACCGCAAGCTTTTTCGGCGAGCCATTAAAGGAACTGAACTTGATGCTTTGCGGGAAGCAACCAATAAAGGCTGGGTATTAGGTAGTGATCATTTTCGTGATGAAATTGAGCGGTTATCAGGCCGGCGTGCTGGAGCCAAGCCTAGAGGCAGGCCGAAGAAAGCTGGGTGA
- a CDS encoding tRNA(fMet)-specific endonuclease VapC (type II toxin-antitoxin system toxin), with protein sequence MNKVLIDTNIYSHAMRGTEEVVNSLKYIADIGISAISIGELLSGFKAGNKEKINRHELNIFLDSPRVTIYQVDEISAEFYSAILTQLKKQGTPIPTNDIWIAASALQQGVPVYTFDKHFRHIAGLLLHS encoded by the coding sequence ATGAATAAAGTATTAATTGATACAAATATTTACTCTCATGCAATGCGAGGCACTGAAGAAGTAGTGAATTCTCTAAAATATATTGCTGACATTGGAATTTCGGCAATTTCTATTGGAGAATTATTATCTGGGTTTAAAGCTGGAAATAAAGAAAAAATAAATCGGCATGAACTCAATATTTTTTTAGATTCACCCCGTGTCACGATTTATCAAGTTGATGAAATAAGCGCTGAATTTTATAGTGCTATTCTTACCCAACTGAAAAAACAAGGTACTCCGATTCCAACAAATGATATTTGGATTGCTGCTAGTGCTCTGCAACAAGGAGTGCCAGTATATACTTTTGATAAACATTTTAGACATATTGCTGGATTGCTGTTGCATTCATAA
- a CDS encoding antitoxin FitA (type II toxin-antitoxin system antitoxin): MGTLSIRGLDDSLSEQLKKVANAEDRSVNQYVIDILKQHLGHTKQKKFTQSYNDLDQLFGSWSDKSFAAIDEKINSERQIDDELWK, from the coding sequence ATGGGGACACTTTCAATTCGTGGACTTGATGATAGCTTATCAGAACAACTAAAGAAGGTTGCTAATGCTGAGGATAGGAGTGTTAATCAATACGTTATTGACATTTTAAAGCAGCATCTTGGACATACAAAACAAAAAAAATTTACTCAAAGTTATAATGATTTAGATCAGCTTTTTGGCAGTTGGAGTGATAAATCTTTTGCTGCAATTGATGAAAAAATTAATTCTGAACGTCAGATTGATGATGAGCTTTGGAAATGA
- a CDS encoding 3-oxoacyl-[acyl-carrier-protein] synthase I, producing the protein MSGLPLAITGVGMVTGVGLNASASCAAIRCAIDNVQETRFMDNGGEWIMGSEVPLEEPWRGKTKLIKMAAMAITECLDANQQIKPEATPMLLCLSEHERAGRVIDDDNQFFLDLQDELGLEFHEKSRVIAKGHVAVAVALQHARRLIEELKVTHVLIAATDSLLVAATLAHYEEYERLLTSNNSNGFIPGEAGAALVVEPVAAKQGAQLICAGLGFGVEESHVYSEEPLRANGLSAAIREALEDASCDMGDMDFRITDLSGEQYYFKEAALALLRILRKRKQEFDIWHPADCIGEVGSALAAVMLIYLQAACEKGYSEGNNILAHLGNDDGKRSAMVLLWKIKGDNNG; encoded by the coding sequence ATGAGTGGTTTGCCGTTAGCCATTACCGGAGTTGGTATGGTAACAGGCGTTGGTTTAAATGCGTCTGCTTCTTGTGCCGCTATTCGTTGTGCCATTGATAATGTGCAAGAAACCCGCTTTATGGATAATGGCGGTGAATGGATTATGGGCAGTGAAGTACCTTTAGAAGAACCTTGGCGCGGTAAAACCAAATTAATTAAAATGGCTGCGATGGCTATTACGGAATGTTTGGATGCTAATCAGCAGATTAAACCAGAAGCAACTCCGATGCTACTTTGTTTGTCTGAACATGAAAGGGCGGGAAGAGTGATTGATGATGATAATCAGTTTTTTCTGGATTTGCAGGATGAACTTGGGTTGGAGTTTCATGAAAAATCACGGGTGATTGCAAAAGGCCATGTAGCGGTAGCAGTTGCTTTACAACATGCGCGACGGTTGATTGAAGAGTTAAAAGTTACTCATGTTTTGATTGCTGCAACGGATAGTCTATTAGTTGCAGCTACTTTAGCGCATTATGAGGAATATGAGCGCTTATTGACCAGTAATAATTCAAATGGTTTTATTCCTGGAGAAGCAGGGGCTGCTTTGGTGGTAGAGCCAGTTGCAGCTAAACAAGGGGCACAATTAATTTGTGCTGGGTTAGGTTTTGGGGTGGAAGAGTCGCATGTTTATTCTGAGGAGCCTTTGCGAGCAAATGGATTATCAGCTGCAATTAGAGAGGCGTTAGAGGATGCATCTTGTGATATGGGTGATATGGATTTCAGAATTACCGACTTATCAGGAGAGCAGTATTATTTTAAGGAAGCAGCTCTAGCATTACTACGCATTCTTAGGAAGCGTAAACAAGAATTTGATATATGGCATCCTGCTGATTGTATTGGTGAAGTTGGTTCTGCTTTGGCGGCCGTGATGCTAATTTATTTACAAGCTGCTTGTGAAAAAGGTTACAGTGAAGGAAATAATATATTAGCACATCTAGGCAATGATGACGGTAAGCGCTCTGCAATGGTATTGCTCTGGAAGATAAAGGGTGATAACAATGGCTAA
- a CDS encoding type VI secretion system secreted protein VgrG yields MSVTQKYREIEIITPLGTDVLLLQSFMLKEELGRLFTINVDLASEQDIDFAEILGQNISIRLDLQEENRFFNGYITSISQAVNEGQFHRYHATIHPWLWMLTRTSDCRIFQEMTVPDIINEVCNGLGFSDIESKLTADYRTWEYCVQYRETDFNFISRLMEQEGIYYYFTHEEGKHTLNLADSSSSHSPLEGGADIDYHPLSEGEAHDEVCINRWFFSQKIQPGTCVLTDYDFKFPKTALEVDAKIAKDHSESEYEIFDYPGEYVVSGDGDNYVRTRIEELHTQHAQAQGQGNVRRIGCGALFTLANFTRKDQNREYLLVSVTHNFQGDDFEAGSGGSSSYTNSFSVVASDVVFRPARMTAKPVVQGPQTAVVVGPGGEEIYTNEHGQVKLQFHWDRYGESNENSSCWVRVSQLWAGKTWGGIHIPRIGQEVIVEFLEGDPDRPIVTGRVYNGDQTPPYDLPANKTQSGIKSRSSQGGSGANFNEIRFEDKMGEEQVYVHAEKNQDNIVENDETTFVGHDRTEDIGNDETITIGNDRTEKVGNDETITIGHDRTELVGNDEGITIGNNRTEKVAVNETINIGSNRSVTIGNSKTETVAVSKTETIGVDKKLTIGVAYQVSVGAAMNETVGAAKAQEVGATKSTKVGGNVSETYGASQTVTISKDLTESIGDNNTVSVGKDQTIKVGKNLVIDVGDQIVIKTGKASITMKKDGTIQIVGKDITVKGSGKIDIKASKNITMKGKKILQN; encoded by the coding sequence ATGTCGGTAACTCAAAAATATCGTGAAATAGAAATTATTACGCCACTTGGTACCGATGTACTATTGCTGCAAAGTTTCATGCTAAAAGAAGAGTTAGGGCGATTATTTACCATTAATGTTGATCTTGCGAGTGAACAAGATATAGACTTTGCTGAAATACTTGGACAAAATATTTCCATACGTTTGGATTTACAGGAAGAAAATCGCTTCTTTAATGGCTATATAACGAGTATTTCTCAGGCAGTGAATGAAGGGCAGTTTCATCGCTATCATGCAACCATTCATCCTTGGTTATGGATGTTAACGCGCACTTCAGATTGCAGAATATTTCAGGAAATGACTGTCCCTGATATTATTAATGAAGTTTGTAATGGGTTAGGCTTTAGTGATATTGAAAGCAAGTTAACAGCAGACTATCGTACGTGGGAATATTGTGTTCAATATCGTGAAACTGATTTTAATTTTATTAGTCGCTTGATGGAGCAGGAAGGTATTTATTATTACTTTACCCATGAAGAAGGCAAACATACGCTGAACCTGGCTGACAGCAGTAGTTCTCACAGCCCCTTAGAGGGCGGTGCAGATATTGATTATCACCCTCTTAGTGAGGGAGAAGCTCATGACGAAGTATGTATAAACCGCTGGTTCTTTTCACAGAAAATTCAGCCAGGAACCTGTGTTTTAACAGACTATGATTTTAAGTTCCCTAAAACTGCTTTAGAGGTTGATGCCAAGATTGCCAAGGATCATAGCGAATCAGAGTATGAGATTTTTGATTACCCTGGAGAATATGTGGTCAGTGGTGATGGTGATAATTACGTACGTACCCGCATAGAAGAGCTACATACTCAACATGCACAGGCTCAAGGCCAAGGAAATGTAAGGAGAATAGGATGTGGAGCACTATTCACTTTGGCAAATTTTACCCGCAAAGATCAGAACCGAGAATACCTATTGGTATCAGTGACTCACAATTTTCAGGGCGATGATTTTGAAGCTGGTAGTGGAGGAAGCAGTTCTTATACCAATAGTTTTTCAGTCGTTGCTAGTGACGTAGTCTTTAGGCCTGCAAGAATGACAGCCAAACCTGTTGTGCAAGGGCCACAAACTGCAGTTGTGGTTGGGCCAGGCGGTGAAGAAATTTATACTAATGAGCATGGTCAAGTTAAGTTGCAATTTCATTGGGATCGTTATGGTGAATCCAATGAAAACTCGTCTTGCTGGGTACGCGTGTCCCAGTTATGGGCAGGCAAGACATGGGGTGGGATTCATATTCCACGGATTGGCCAAGAAGTGATTGTTGAATTTTTAGAGGGTGATCCTGATAGACCAATCGTTACAGGGCGTGTTTATAATGGCGATCAGACACCACCTTATGACTTGCCCGCCAATAAAACCCAAAGTGGTATTAAAAGTCGTAGCTCACAAGGCGGTAGTGGCGCCAATTTCAATGAGATTCGCTTTGAAGATAAGATGGGTGAAGAGCAGGTTTATGTTCACGCTGAAAAGAATCAAGATAATATTGTAGAAAATGATGAGACCACTTTTGTTGGTCATGACCGAACGGAAGACATTGGTAACGATGAAACCATTACTATAGGCAACGATAGAACTGAAAAGGTTGGTAATGATGAAACTATTACTATTGGACACGACCGGACTGAGTTGGTTGGTAATGATGAAGGCATTACGATTGGTAATAACCGTACTGAAAAAGTAGCGGTTAACGAAACCATTAATATTGGCTCCAATCGTTCTGTAACCATTGGTAATAGCAAGACTGAAACGGTTGCAGTGAGTAAGACCGAAACAATTGGTGTTGATAAGAAGTTAACTATTGGAGTGGCTTACCAGGTCTCGGTTGGTGCGGCGATGAATGAAACGGTTGGTGCGGCTAAAGCGCAGGAAGTGGGCGCCACTAAATCGACTAAAGTAGGTGGAAATGTTAGCGAAACTTATGGCGCTAGTCAGACGGTCACTATTAGTAAGGATTTAACTGAAAGTATTGGTGATAACAATACTGTCAGTGTTGGTAAAGATCAAACGATTAAGGTTGGCAAGAACTTGGTGATTGATGTCGGTGACCAGATTGTTATTAAAACTGGAAAGGCCAGTATCACCATGAAAAAAGACGGTACTATTCAAATAGTAGGTAAGGATATTACGGTGAAAGGCTCAGGTAAAATTGATATTAAAGCCTCAAAAAATATCACCATGAAAGGCAAAAAAATTCTCCAGAATTAA
- a CDS encoding type VI secretion system protein VasG yields the protein MTDISRTALFGKLNNLAYKGVESATVFCKMRGNSYVELAHWLHQILQLQDSDLHRIIKHFQLNPSVLARDFTDSLDRLPAGATSISDLSAHVEEAVEQGWLYASLKYGSNQVRTGHLVIGIIKTTDLRNGLHAISAEFKKINADTLLEKFNDIISGSPEDAMHAQDGSALAGNAAPGESSGAIPPAQMGKQAALQQFSIDLTEAARKGEIDPIVGRDDEIRQIIDILMRRRQNNPILTGEAGVGKTAVVEGFALRIAAGDVPEPLQDVSIRTLDLGLLQAGASMKGEFENRLRQVIEEVQASEKPIILFIDEAHTLIGAGGAAGTGDAANLLKPALARGTLRTVAATTWAEYKKYFEKDPALTRRFQVVKVDEPDDEKALMMMRGAAAVMEQHHKVLLLDEALEDSVKLSHRYIPDRQLPDKAVSVLDTACARVAISQFSVPAEVDDSRRRIEALNIEAGIIKREADVGIDTGGRAAEVAVKLAEEQERLTKLEERWQGEKELVEEILELRAKLTTKDSAVDATEAGADENTGTVENADNSEAEALLNDATVDDTQRDELFQKLKDLQLKLSDMQGEQPLMFPTVDSQAISSVIADWTGVPVGRMVKNEIEAILKLGETLNKRVIGQRHALDMIAKRVQTSRASMDNPGKPIGVFLLCGTSGVGKTETGLALAEALYGGEENIITINMSEYQEAHSVSTLKGSPPGYVGYGEGGILTEAVRRRPYSVVLLDEVEKAHPDVHEIFFQVFDKGWMEDAEGRFIDFKNTIILLTSNAGTELITNLCKDPELMPEPEGIAKALREPLLKVFPAALLGRLVTIPYYPLSDDMMQAIIKLQLGRIEKRVLENHGIPFNYDDEVVQLIASRCSELESGARVVDAILTNTVLPTISQEFLTQMMAGKAISAITISVQDSEFSYQFD from the coding sequence ATGACTGATATTAGTCGAACTGCATTATTTGGTAAGTTAAATAATTTAGCTTATAAGGGAGTCGAAAGCGCAACAGTTTTCTGCAAGATGCGAGGTAACTCGTATGTAGAATTAGCGCATTGGTTGCATCAAATATTACAGTTACAAGATTCAGATTTGCACCGAATCATTAAGCACTTTCAGTTAAATCCTTCTGTTCTGGCACGAGATTTTACTGATTCACTCGACCGCTTACCTGCTGGTGCAACCTCTATTTCAGATTTATCCGCGCATGTAGAAGAGGCGGTTGAGCAAGGGTGGCTGTATGCAAGTTTGAAGTACGGTAGTAATCAGGTGCGTACTGGGCATTTAGTGATTGGTATTATTAAAACCACAGATTTACGTAATGGCTTACATGCGATTTCTGCTGAATTTAAGAAAATTAATGCCGACACACTTCTTGAAAAATTTAATGACATCATTTCAGGTTCGCCAGAAGATGCCATGCATGCACAAGATGGCAGTGCATTGGCTGGTAATGCAGCCCCTGGTGAGAGTTCAGGTGCCATTCCGCCCGCACAAATGGGCAAGCAAGCCGCATTACAGCAGTTTTCAATTGATTTAACTGAAGCGGCACGTAAAGGTGAAATTGACCCCATTGTCGGTCGTGATGATGAAATCAGGCAAATTATTGATATTCTCATGCGCCGCCGGCAAAACAACCCAATCTTAACGGGTGAAGCCGGTGTTGGGAAAACGGCAGTAGTAGAAGGATTTGCCTTACGTATTGCCGCAGGTGATGTGCCTGAACCTTTACAAGATGTCAGTATCAGAACATTGGACTTAGGTTTGTTACAAGCCGGTGCCAGTATGAAGGGCGAATTTGAAAATCGCTTACGGCAAGTTATCGAAGAAGTACAAGCCTCTGAAAAACCCATTATTTTATTTATAGATGAAGCGCATACTTTAATTGGTGCAGGTGGTGCGGCAGGAACGGGTGATGCTGCAAATCTATTAAAACCCGCACTAGCTCGCGGTACATTGCGCACAGTGGCTGCAACAACTTGGGCCGAATATAAAAAATACTTTGAAAAAGATCCTGCGCTGACCCGGCGTTTTCAGGTAGTTAAAGTTGATGAACCCGATGATGAAAAAGCACTGATGATGATGCGCGGTGCCGCTGCTGTTATGGAGCAGCATCATAAAGTATTGCTCTTAGATGAAGCATTAGAAGACTCAGTTAAGCTTTCACATCGCTATATTCCGGATAGGCAATTACCTGATAAAGCAGTCAGTGTCCTTGATACTGCTTGTGCTCGAGTTGCCATTAGTCAGTTTTCAGTCCCTGCGGAAGTGGATGATAGCCGCCGCCGCATTGAGGCACTGAATATTGAGGCGGGAATTATCAAGCGTGAGGCCGATGTCGGTATTGATACGGGGGGTCGCGCAGCAGAAGTTGCGGTTAAGTTAGCAGAAGAGCAGGAACGGCTCACCAAGCTAGAAGAACGCTGGCAGGGAGAAAAGGAATTAGTTGAAGAGATTCTTGAATTACGCGCTAAATTAACAACCAAAGATTCAGCTGTTGATGCTACCGAGGCAGGTGCTGATGAAAATACGGGTACTGTAGAAAATGCAGATAATAGTGAAGCGGAAGCACTATTGAATGATGCTACGGTGGATGATACTCAGCGTGATGAGCTATTTCAAAAATTGAAAGACCTACAGCTCAAGCTTAGTGACATGCAAGGCGAACAACCACTTATGTTTCCTACTGTTGATAGCCAAGCCATATCCTCAGTTATCGCTGATTGGACAGGGGTGCCTGTCGGACGTATGGTTAAAAATGAAATTGAGGCTATTCTCAAATTAGGAGAAACACTTAATAAGCGGGTTATTGGTCAGCGTCATGCGCTGGATATGATTGCGAAACGGGTGCAAACCTCCCGTGCCAGTATGGATAATCCTGGTAAACCAATTGGGGTATTCTTATTATGTGGTACCTCGGGAGTAGGTAAAACTGAAACTGGTTTAGCTTTGGCAGAAGCACTTTATGGTGGTGAAGAAAATATCATCACTATTAATATGAGTGAATACCAAGAAGCGCATTCGGTTTCCACACTTAAAGGCTCACCTCCGGGTTATGTAGGTTATGGCGAAGGCGGTATTTTAACCGAAGCGGTACGTCGCCGGCCTTATAGCGTGGTCTTACTGGATGAAGTCGAAAAAGCCCACCCCGATGTACATGAGATTTTCTTTCAGGTATTTGATAAAGGTTGGATGGAAGATGCAGAAGGTCGTTTTATTGACTTTAAAAATACCATTATCTTATTAACGTCTAATGCAGGGACTGAATTAATAACTAACTTATGTAAAGATCCTGAGCTAATGCCAGAGCCAGAAGGTATCGCTAAAGCTTTGCGTGAGCCATTACTAAAAGTTTTTCCTGCGGCGCTATTGGGGCGTTTGGTAACAATACCGTACTACCCACTTAGTGATGATATGATGCAGGCTATTATCAAATTACAACTAGGACGCATCGAAAAAAGAGTATTGGAAAATCATGGCATTCCTTTTAATTATGATGATGAGGTCGTGCAATTAATTGCCAGTCGTTGTAGTGAGCTAGAGAGTGGTGCGCGGGTCGTGGATGCTATTTTAACCAATACGGTGTTACCGACTATTAGTCAGGAGTTTTTAACGCAAATGATGGCTGGTAAAGCTATATCAGCGATTACCATTTCGGTTCAAGACAGTGAATTTAGCTATCAGTTTGATTAG
- a CDS encoding type VI secretion system protein ImpH, with the protein MASKNRNQSNSISLLADLQQEPYRYGFFAALRQLECWYKDKVRIGYSIKPADDAVRFGQEPSLQFARTTLASFSIKGKQLPKLKVFFFGVFGANGPLPLHLTEFARSRIRNSKDDTFAVFADMFHHRLLSFFYRAWADKEPTVQLDRAGEDRFALYVGALCGLGEATQQNRDVIPDYTKLHFAAHLGSQTKHASGLQTILSDYFQVPVKIQEFVGEWLDIPADSYCFLNDDTSTGQLGVSAVIGSRSWQCQHKFRITIGPLTINEYASLLPTGDKLQSLQSLVKNYIGFEYSWDLNLVLQKEQVPTMQLGQYGQLGWTSWLQTGKREEDVNELYLNLGGME; encoded by the coding sequence ATGGCCAGTAAGAACCGGAACCAGAGCAACTCTATAAGTTTACTTGCAGACTTACAGCAAGAGCCCTATAGATATGGCTTTTTTGCTGCGCTACGACAATTAGAGTGCTGGTATAAAGATAAAGTACGCATTGGCTACTCAATAAAACCAGCTGATGATGCAGTGCGTTTTGGGCAAGAACCTAGTCTGCAATTTGCGCGTACGACACTCGCCTCATTTAGTATTAAGGGTAAGCAATTACCTAAGTTAAAAGTATTTTTCTTCGGCGTATTTGGTGCGAATGGACCCTTGCCATTGCATTTAACCGAGTTTGCACGTAGTCGTATTCGTAATTCCAAAGATGATACTTTTGCAGTTTTTGCGGATATGTTTCATCACCGTTTACTAAGTTTTTTTTATCGAGCTTGGGCGGATAAAGAGCCGACAGTACAACTTGATCGTGCAGGTGAAGACCGCTTTGCATTGTATGTGGGGGCGTTATGTGGGCTAGGTGAAGCTACACAGCAAAATCGGGATGTTATTCCTGATTATACCAAATTACATTTTGCTGCCCATTTAGGCTCGCAAACAAAGCATGCTAGTGGTTTGCAAACTATTTTGAGTGATTATTTCCAAGTGCCGGTGAAAATTCAGGAATTTGTTGGTGAATGGCTAGATATTCCTGCTGATAGTTATTGTTTTCTTAATGATGATACCAGTACAGGGCAATTAGGGGTTTCTGCTGTTATTGGTAGCAGAAGCTGGCAATGTCAGCATAAATTTCGTATTACTATTGGACCTTTGACAATAAATGAATATGCAAGCCTATTGCCAACAGGTGATAAATTGCAAAGTTTGCAGAGTTTGGTGAAAAATTATATTGGTTTTGAGTATAGTTGGGATCTAAATTTGGTGCTGCAAAAAGAACAAGTGCCGACTATGCAGCTCGGTCAATATGGCCAACTTGGCTGGACAAGTTGGTTGCAAACTGGTAAAAGAGAAGAAGATGTCAATGAATTGTATCTCAACTTGGGAGGAATGGAATGA